CCACCTCGGCACACatttaaataactttttttctgaTTGAACTGTATCCCGTTGTGACGGCTAGAATCAATGTAAATGTCCCGAAACAACAGTAAACTAATAACAGTACTGCTGTGACAGGACAATATAATCGGTTTCTAGCAAAATTGCGGACGATACAGGATGTTGGCATCCGTCGGAACTCCGCGACCCAATAAAGAATCATTGCACAGTCGCTATCCGGGTACTGTCACACTGGCGAGGAGAGCAATGGCACTTTTCCGAACTAGGGCGTGACTGGAATCGATTTTACATTTTCCCTCGGTTCAAGATTCACGTAAGCACGAATTTGTCTTCCATTGAGCTCAAACATCCATCGATTTAGCGCAGCGATTCGTGGATAAGATTAGTCCTTTAAATCAGCTATCGGTGGAGATGGTTCTTGATCTAGCCAGCAACCAGCCCCATACAGCAAAAGGGGAGCCAGGGCATTCTCGGATCGACAGTTCAGAGCACGTATGAACACTTTGAGTCTACTGAAACGACTAGGGATGGTTCCCTTTATCCGGCTGATTTCCCGGTGCTGTCATGACAACACGTACAACGATCTACCGAAACGTGTACGCATACAGCGATGGCTCACCCGCGACGAAGCATGCGCTTTGCCAAAGGGACAGGACCACATCGGCGAGGATTTGGTCCTGTTTACGAGATTATACTTTGCGATACGCGTACGCGCGTACCCCGTGCATTTGTATGCGGACGGTGAATGCCCTATATCTAGGGCTACCATCCATTTAGCAATTTCTAATATGAGTTAAATTCTCAAAACTCTGTCACCCTAGCTACAAAAAAAACTGATCAATAGAAATCCATTCATCTTATCACGCTCATAACAGAAACCTGTTTACAAGCGATTTTGCCTTGCCAAATTCGGATGCTGGGATCGTCATGAGCTGGAAACAGGATACCACTCGTATCTCAAAGAGTAGGCCACCCGTTCGCAGCCGTGGATGTGCCCGGTTAAAAATCGATATTCGAAAGGATCAAAGGCGCATACTCGCCCAGTCGTGCCTCTCGCTTTAGTGTGGTGGTGAAGTAACACTCGATTCGGCGCGCAGACAATAGGAAAATTTCCCCGGCCTGTCGGGATACCGAGCAGGAGAAATGTCCTGCTATCATTTCAATCACCGTCATCATCATTCGATGCTCCTGCGACTGCCGCTGTCTACTACTGTAGTATTTGGCACAGATTTGGGGAAGCAGTGCAATTGGATGTTGAATGGAAAAGGGTGTGAGTTATGTCAATTTAGAATAATCAACGATAGGGAAGGCTTTCGCTAGATCATTTTAACGACTCAATGCAGCTTCACACTTTTCCGATCCTAACCGGATAAAGCTCgcaaaagtaatttattatgtaCTGTATATTTTTCGAATTATGTTCTTTACGGTGGAACTTATACATATTTGATTGTACCAGCATTTATGTGCTATATGCTTGTGACGCACCCAATTTTTCATTTGTTCTACTATTCTTAGCTTCTCTATCCGAACCAGTATTGATATCGCACACCATTAAATTTCATTTATGCTGTGCTAACAATTAATTTTGATGCAAACTGATCTTCAATCTTAATGATTGTGTGGGTCATTTCCGAATTTCATGAATTGCATGATTCTCAATACCCTTTCATTGAGATATAAAGGGATAAGGGAACGTCCATGAATTACGCCACGTTTTGAAATGAGTGACGCGACAAGACACACAAAATCCACAAAATGTAACAAAAAACTAGGTGTAAAAATTGATAGTTTTATGCGTGACTGTATTACTTATTGTCCaataaaaatatctttttgtatctttatttacgagactttcagccctaggctggcttgAATCAAGTTCAAATAATATcgttatttatatttttgaacCTTCAACGTTAAATATTTGttctaatatttttatttcgatgtTACCATCGGTGAATTACTCTGTATTTTTATTATCCCAATGGAACGCCAACGCTTTCGTCACACCTTTGAGCAAAACCCCTAAATTACCTAACGCTGGAGTCCTCCTCCGCCGCACAATGGCTAGTCTTTTCCAAATTAATCCACGAGGCGCATTGACCTCAATATTTTGTATTCATTTTTGTTCACCCCCTGCCCAGCATATCCTTGCTATACTGGAACAAAGTAGAGGCAACTGTTGCTATTTCAGCTTTTGAATGCATACTTAGTCGATATGGGGCTGGACGATCAAAATGTTTTCGTTCGTTTTGATTGTTTCAGAACACGCAACCTTGGATAcgactcaatttttttttgtttgacgtGCGACTCACAGCGAAAAGAACCTTGAACCTCGCTTCAGGTCAGCAAAGCAAATTATGCATATTATGGACGACAATAAGACCTGTATTTTTTTCGTTGCATAAAGATAATTCCGCATTTTTGCTTAGTTTTCTGGTGCTAACAGTGCATATGCCAAGATAATATTATCTGTTTGTAAAACAAATCTTATacattccttctggaattgttccatctggaatttctcttggatttcattcgaaaattgccCCAGGTAGTTGTTCTTTCAATAAATTCACCAgtaatttattctaaaatttctccaaaaaatccattgaagaaactttcgaaattgaattcagtaattccttcaaaaattcttccgggaattccttcgaaatttccataaCATATTAGGTCCATATTTCCTCATCTTcctttctttaatttctttcaagaGCATCCTAAGACCTTCGGAAATTGCTGCAAGAAGTCCTTCGGCAATTCCTTGAGTAATAATTTCAGAAATTAgccgaggaattcctcccaaaagtctagaaaaaaatcaaagaaattattttaaaaggaactccttaaggaatttccgacattcttagattttttcaataatttctttGAGCATcacttcaagatttccttcagaaattcctcaagggaTTTCTTTGTTAAATCATCCGGGAAcaacttcggaaataaatctaaaaatcctgtTTAAATTCCGCCAgatgttccttcgaaaattgaaagaatgaatttcaagaattatttcagaacCTACcttaggagttccttcgggattcaaaacttcctcctgcatttctttcgaaatttttttgaatCATTCATTTAGAAAAACATGtacgaattccttaaaaaattctctggaaatacCTTTTGAAACACCCTTAGAAATACCcacggaaaatattttggtaattctttcggatattccttcgaaaaaaatccttagtttttttgaaattgttccgtgacgctttcgagcctcttaaaagggggtcttcgaccctcttgaaaggaaggcttctgagaacctttgaaggaggctttcaagccccaaaaaaggcttacgagcctctttctctccaaaattttcttttgatgCCAGGTGTcttaaaatgcatgaaacgtcgagatctggtgttacctcgaattttttttttaatacttgataatttttgggacctaaaaaatttttctaaatagatttttttatgccgAATATCTTATAAATGccgcaatttttggattggaaatcgtctcgacttccctgggcataaaagtatcatcgtgctagcctcatgatatacgaatgcaaaaatggtaacctggcttagaaacctcgcagttaataactgtggaagtgcttaatgaacactaagctgcgaggcggctctgtcccagggtggggatgtaatgccaataagaagaagaagaacagtaGAAGCTTTTTATCAAAACTAGGAGAACGTGGCGCCTTTTTTTTGGTTGTGTTTCACTTTTAAGAACCATAATTAAAAATACCACAAATTGTAATGATGGTATACATAAAATCACAGCGGCTTCATTTTCGATACTTTTTTGATGAAACTTTAATTTGCGAAAAGTGAATCTTATATCAGACCACGACCACGTCGTTAGTCTACACTTGTTGGAATGCAAGGTTTCAAAACGATTAGGCAATTTAGAGCAATTTAATTTACCtttgcttaactcttaagcggtgcttatcTAAACTTTTAAGCTAGGTTTTTATAGATGTGagtcagcctagggctgaaaactctcaaataaagacaaaaaaaactagGTTTTTCATTTAAGCGGAGACGACCCTTAGAAATTGGTGTCAGTCAAATAAAAGGAGACAAAGAACTAACATTTGTCGCAACATAATCTGCAGCGAGTATGACCTTGAACTGAATAATGTATGGAACATGAAATAactaagggccgatttcttcggctttgggacagttcgtcgaatgacatttcgtcgaatgacgtttagtcgaatgacatttagtcgaaagtacatttggtcgaatggacatttagtcgaatggacaattagtcgaatggaaatttagtcaaatggacatttagtcgaacggacatttagtcgaaaggacatttagtcgattgaaaatttagtcgaatgttgaaagtgtgTAGTTggtaataggtaattagttaaatggagaattcgtcaatagatttttggttgaatttgaTTAAATAATCCACAATATTcatggataaactgataagAGGAATTTAGTCGACGTGTGGAAGTTCAGCGGAAGTGCGGAAgagcggaagaaacgaatatggatgtcaatgaggatttttcacctgacctaaagaaacttctggaaactCCTACAGAgatagcaaaatattaggtactgatggtgaaatgacatttggtcaaatgacatttcttcgaaaggacgtttagtcgaagggatatttggtcgaatgaaaattgttttcttattcttttcttgaaactctttctttcactcaatatttatacaataattagttcagaatgAAATTGTCTTCTAACCATAATTCGTttattattggccgaaaatttaattacGACCTAATGGTCatatgaatttctggtgaaatggtgactgaatttcttttgaccatgtagtatagattcatcgtagtcggttagaggggcTCGCCAATATCAATATCCAGTCGGAAATATTCGTgggatattcaccgttttcgtattaaTTATTCTTTTTAAggacccatcattctttggacaatattggagcaataattatgtgacttttagaaaacacgaataaatcatttattttttattgttattggctaaagttcttttctttcaaatagccattcgacggaacgttgttagactaaatttaccaagatttttaattcgaaaactcgctttcgaccaaatgtcattcaaccaaatgtacgaaaatttttcatgctaaaatcagatttcgactaaatatcaattcgaccaaatgtcctttcgaccaaacgtcattcgaccaaatgtcctgcgtATCTAGTGGATTAAAtaaacattttcgactaaatgtcctttcgaccaaatgtccattcgacgtaatgtcatttcgaccaaatgtcattcgactaaatgtcattcgacgaaatgtctttcgacgaaatggtatagattcattTCTTCACCCTCGCTTAGTCGCTAAACTAGGTTTAATCGTATGGGTAAGcgccgcttaagagttaagtggaggtgaagaaatttgcCCTAAGACAAACAAAGTGTAAGTAAGGGAAGATTAATATGTCGATCTTACAGAATTGAATTAAAGTTTTTTAAACACTACCAGAATATGTCATTATACTCTCAATTCAGGAAGTGTTACTTGCAGGAGGCAGGATTATCACCCGTGTAAGCTCCAAGAAACTCTAAACATAGCTTTACATACAAAATATTTGcaaatttggtattttaacTAATCTGAAAACATTTGTTGTACGTTTAGAGCTACCATTATTTATCTGGTTTATTGACTGAATGACAAAAAAGGATTATGGGAAAAGAAAAAGGGAAACctgaataacaataaaaaattgagATTCTACTAGCTATTACAATATTTAAATGGTGTTCAAATGGTCGAGGTAAACTAGTTCTTGAACAATGGAATCTATACCAGCAGAaagacgtttagtcgaatgacatctggccgaaaggaCATTAGTTCAAACGGCCATTCGGTCGAAATTTAGTTGAGAGTGAATGTTATACTGAACTAAATTATTGTTTGAATTAACCCACAAGAAAATGTATCGAAAAGAGTATTAGAAAATCTATGCTGCAAttccttttcggctaaatgtccattcgaccaaatgtcccttcgaccaaacgtTCTTTCGACGAGGTTTCATTCAACCAAACGTCATTCTAccaatagcctattcagattacgccatttattataataaatgtcatgataaagagtaacttgattccaattctcatacattcaatttctttctttgatatttatttatataaatggcgtaatctgaataggctttAAATTTCATAAGACTAAATGTCCCAAAGGCATAAATATAATTATTAGCTGCATGGGCTCGTTATAGTGATCATTGCCAGAAACATCTGCCGTAACggctaaaaaaattgaatattgtatgTGCTTACCTTTAATTTCTTTGGATTCATGACGTCCATGGTATcccattcaaaagtttttttgttcAGACTGTGAAGAAAATATGAGAACGCAGGTGAGCCAATTCATAACCTAAAAGTATAAGATCTAAACATCCCACCTGACATCAGGACGGGTGAACGACGCATAGGTACAGTAGCCAACGAGACCCGTCATGGTGGCAGAAATGATGACGACCAGTGGGATAACCTGAAATCGAATAACAAGTAAAACTAATATAAGTGTCACATTCATTCTTTCATTTGTACCATGTAGAACTACACTCATCTAGTCAACTAAGCCATGTCTAATTTGGTTAACATTTGTCTCAATTTTTTTCTGCAGCGCTGGAACCTTGGACACAACCGGATTGCTTGAGCATGACCTACACAACCCACTGGTGCCAATCAAAACAGCAAACCTTCTCACACCACAAGCTGCCGCCGCAGCCGTCGTTGCCCAACAGAACAGGTAAACTATAATATGTACCTCTATTCTAGTGTCTCCCAATAGTTTGTCTTTGCTTTGTGTTCccattttgaaatcaacctACAATAAATTTATTATCTTTTGCGCCCATGTACAGagatcaacaacaacaacagcaacagcagttacaacaacagcaaca
The nucleotide sequence above comes from Armigeres subalbatus isolate Guangzhou_Male chromosome 3, GZ_Asu_2, whole genome shotgun sequence. Encoded proteins:
- the LOC134227800 gene encoding uncharacterized protein LOC134227800, with translation MSVIPLVVIISATMTGLVGYCTYASFTRPDVSLNKKTFEWDTMDVMNPKKLKMRVFNQEYKAMPELNEALSYREEYEKNES